A region from the Salicibibacter cibarius genome encodes:
- a CDS encoding DUF3100 domain-containing protein — protein MTRKQEPLEFWKDWRLYFLILCIVLVAELVGPIDFSVGPGVISLLPLLIAFAIGFGLYFTPIIKEKQSKNAQSFVTLSISLLVAKIGGTIGPAIDTIMEVGPALLLQELGNLGTIILALPIAILIGVKREAIGMAPGIGREGSVAIITEKYGFDSPETRGVMSMYVFGTVFGAVFFGVFASFLAAFTPFHPLSLAMASGVGSTSMMAAASGSLIPAFPAYENEIVALAGASNLLTMITGIFVLTFIALPLTLKLYQMFTKRKSPNASSKMDAGE, from the coding sequence ATGACGAGAAAACAAGAACCATTAGAATTTTGGAAGGATTGGCGTTTGTACTTTCTTATTTTATGTATTGTTCTTGTTGCAGAATTAGTCGGACCCATCGATTTTTCCGTTGGACCGGGTGTCATCTCACTGTTGCCTTTGCTCATCGCATTCGCAATCGGTTTTGGCCTGTATTTCACACCGATTATAAAAGAAAAGCAATCAAAAAACGCCCAAAGCTTTGTTACTTTATCGATCAGTTTACTGGTCGCCAAAATAGGAGGAACGATCGGTCCGGCCATCGATACAATTATGGAGGTAGGTCCGGCGTTATTGCTCCAGGAACTTGGAAATTTAGGTACAATTATCTTGGCACTTCCTATCGCTATATTAATTGGAGTGAAACGGGAAGCCATTGGTATGGCTCCGGGTATAGGCCGTGAAGGTTCTGTGGCTATTATAACGGAAAAGTATGGATTCGATTCACCGGAAACACGTGGCGTCATGAGTATGTATGTGTTTGGCACAGTATTTGGCGCCGTATTCTTTGGGGTTTTCGCAAGTTTCTTAGCGGCATTTACCCCCTTTCACCCTTTGTCACTTGCCATGGCTTCAGGGGTTGGGAGTACGAGTATGATGGCGGCTGCAAGCGGGTCTCTCATACCGGCATTTCCTGCTTATGAAAATGAAATTGTCGCGCTAGCAGGCGCCAGTAATCTTTTGACGATGATCACCGGCATATTTGTATTAACGTTTATCGCGCTCCCATTAACACTTAAACTTTATCAAATGTTTACGAAACGAAAATCTCCAAATGCCAGTTCAAAAATGGATGCGGGGGAATAA
- a CDS encoding fumarate hydratase, with amino-acid sequence MREIHVDDITDSVAFLCQTASFDLDDDMIQAFQSSMKTEKSEIGKDVIEQLLDNAEIAKQERIPMCQDTGVAVFFIELGYDCKITGGNLYDAINQGVSKGYGDGYLRQSIVRDPLDRKNTGDNTPAITYVEMVEGDHLTIRFTAKGGGAENMSRLQMLKPSDGLEGIEAFVMESVRLAGPNACPPMIVGVGIGGSFEKSAYIAKKSLLRPVGVRHKDERIAELEEKWIEQCNDLGIGPQGMGGTTTALDVKIEVHPCHIAALPVAVNIQCHANRHKEVTL; translated from the coding sequence ATGAGAGAAATCCATGTGGACGACATCACGGATAGTGTTGCTTTCCTGTGCCAAACGGCCAGTTTCGATTTGGACGATGACATGATCCAGGCGTTTCAATCTTCCATGAAAACAGAGAAATCGGAGATTGGCAAGGATGTTATTGAACAGTTGTTGGATAATGCCGAAATTGCCAAGCAGGAACGCATACCCATGTGCCAGGACACAGGAGTGGCTGTATTTTTTATTGAATTGGGGTATGATTGCAAAATCACGGGCGGAAATTTGTACGATGCCATTAATCAAGGGGTAAGCAAAGGTTATGGGGACGGCTATTTGCGTCAATCGATCGTTCGTGATCCTTTGGACCGTAAAAATACCGGGGATAATACACCGGCCATTACGTATGTGGAAATGGTTGAAGGCGATCACCTTACGATCCGATTTACGGCAAAAGGCGGTGGCGCGGAAAACATGAGCCGCTTGCAAATGTTAAAACCGTCTGACGGCTTGGAAGGCATAGAAGCATTCGTGATGGAGTCCGTCCGCTTGGCTGGTCCCAATGCTTGTCCGCCAATGATCGTTGGCGTCGGTATCGGAGGCAGTTTCGAAAAATCCGCCTACATTGCAAAAAAATCATTGCTTCGACCTGTGGGGGTGCGTCATAAAGATGAACGGATTGCTGAACTGGAGGAGAAATGGATCGAACAATGCAATGATTTGGGAATCGGCCCGCAAGGCATGGGAGGCACGACAACAGCCCTCGATGTTAAGATTGAAGTCCACCCTTGTCACATCGCGGCTTTGCCGGTGGCGGTAAACATCCAGTGCCATGCCAATCGGCATAAAGAAGTGACTTTATAA
- a CDS encoding hydroxymethylglutaryl-CoA lyase — MITLCEVGPRDGLQNEDKHVSTEHKVKLIEQLINSGVTKIEAVSFVHPKVVPQMADAEQVLAGIGNQQKIEIAGLVLNRGGFKRAIQTQIDRVHIAAATSDTFNIKNAKKSVQDGVNELSEVTSDAVGSNYPVTAILATSFGCPYEGKVDPNTVFQAVESFLESGADEIVLADTTGMANPYQVQDMIGSFRRSFGKDIPLGLHFHNTRGLGLANVLAGYEAGVRRFDASIGGLGGCPFAPKAVGNVCSEDMIHMFDEMGVETGVNLEKMIQTSQQLEKWIEKTLEGLVMKAGAASVNGGKGECN, encoded by the coding sequence ATGATAACTCTTTGTGAAGTTGGTCCGCGTGACGGCCTGCAAAATGAAGACAAACATGTATCTACAGAACATAAAGTCAAACTGATTGAACAACTAATCAACTCTGGCGTAACAAAAATTGAAGCGGTATCATTTGTGCATCCAAAAGTTGTGCCTCAGATGGCTGATGCCGAGCAGGTGCTTGCTGGAATTGGTAACCAACAGAAAATAGAAATAGCAGGGTTGGTGTTGAATCGCGGGGGTTTTAAGAGAGCTATACAAACACAAATTGATCGCGTACACATAGCTGCTGCAACTAGTGATACGTTTAACATAAAAAACGCGAAAAAGTCTGTACAGGATGGGGTGAATGAGCTGAGCGAGGTTACTAGTGATGCTGTGGGAAGCAATTACCCGGTGACAGCTATTCTAGCCACATCATTTGGCTGTCCTTATGAAGGAAAAGTTGACCCGAACACTGTATTTCAAGCAGTAGAATCTTTTCTGGAATCCGGCGCGGATGAAATTGTGCTCGCCGATACGACAGGCATGGCAAATCCATACCAGGTCCAGGATATGATAGGAAGCTTCCGCAGATCATTCGGCAAGGACATTCCTTTAGGACTTCATTTTCATAACACACGCGGTCTTGGCCTCGCTAACGTTTTGGCAGGGTACGAAGCCGGTGTAAGACGGTTCGACGCTTCTATAGGAGGTCTCGGAGGATGCCCGTTTGCACCTAAGGCTGTAGGGAACGTATGCTCAGAGGATATGATCCATATGTTCGATGAAATGGGAGTGGAAACAGGCGTCAATTTAGAGAAAATGATCCAGACATCTCAACAGTTGGAAAAATGGATAGAAAAAACTTTAGAAGGGTTGGTCATGAAAGCAGGTGCAGCTTCAGTTAATGGAGGTAAAGGGGAGTGTAATTGA
- a CDS encoding CaiB/BaiF CoA transferase family protein — protein MKPLEGITVLSVEQAVAVPFATRQLADLGARVIKVERPHTGDFARDYDNTVHGMSSHFVWLNRSKESMTLDLKSEKTKPVFERLLAEADVFIQNLAPGAMERLGYGTEVLRERYPALITCNLTGYGDTGPYKDKKAYDLLVQCEAGLVSITGSEDVPSKAGISIADIAAGMYMYSGILTALLVRSRTGEGQTVNVSMLEALGEWMGYPTYYAAYGGEEPQRKGASHSTIFPYGPFRCGDGKTVFVGLQNEREWLSFCENVLQKPETAEDERFVSNAKRSEHRQALKELIEGIFSKLNRNTIIDRLETANIANARLNSMKEFFDHPQLQARERWQAIDTPQGSIQALIPPASISGVEPVMGDVPALGEHTNSILEEFGFGNMKI, from the coding sequence ATGAAACCATTAGAAGGGATAACGGTTCTTTCCGTTGAACAAGCTGTTGCCGTGCCTTTTGCTACACGACAGCTCGCTGATCTTGGCGCAAGGGTGATCAAGGTGGAACGTCCCCATACAGGTGATTTTGCCCGTGATTACGATAACACCGTTCATGGTATGTCGAGCCATTTCGTCTGGTTAAATCGTTCGAAAGAATCAATGACGCTTGATTTAAAATCGGAGAAAACGAAACCGGTGTTTGAACGGTTATTGGCTGAAGCGGATGTATTTATTCAAAATCTCGCGCCAGGGGCGATGGAACGGTTGGGGTATGGAACAGAGGTGCTTCGTGAACGGTATCCGGCATTAATTACGTGTAATTTAACAGGATACGGCGACACCGGACCATATAAAGACAAAAAAGCGTATGATCTGCTCGTTCAGTGTGAAGCCGGCCTCGTGTCAATCACTGGAAGTGAAGACGTTCCATCGAAAGCAGGTATCTCGATTGCCGATATTGCCGCGGGCATGTACATGTATTCCGGGATTCTTACGGCACTTCTCGTGCGATCCCGTACCGGCGAAGGGCAAACCGTCAATGTTTCCATGCTGGAAGCCTTGGGCGAATGGATGGGTTACCCAACGTATTATGCAGCATACGGCGGGGAAGAACCGCAACGAAAAGGGGCTAGCCACTCAACGATTTTTCCATATGGCCCGTTTCGATGCGGGGACGGAAAAACCGTTTTCGTCGGCCTCCAAAATGAACGGGAATGGCTGAGTTTTTGTGAAAACGTTTTACAAAAGCCTGAAACCGCCGAAGACGAAAGGTTTGTGAGTAACGCCAAACGTTCTGAACATCGACAGGCATTGAAGGAATTGATCGAGGGTATTTTTTCAAAGTTAAATAGAAATACCATCATTGATCGGTTGGAGACCGCCAATATCGCAAACGCGAGATTAAATTCCATGAAAGAATTCTTCGATCATCCGCAGTTACAAGCTAGAGAGCGTTGGCAAGCGATCGATACACCCCAAGGTTCCATTCAGGCTTTAATTCCCCCGGCATCGATCAGTGGCGTCGAACCCGTGATGGGGGACGTTCCCGCGCTTGGGGAACATACTAATTCGATATTGGAGGAATTTGGATTTGGGAACATGAAAATATGA
- a CDS encoding acyl-CoA dehydrogenase family protein, producing MTQTKLDHDMIRKSVRSLCERFPESYWQDIDKRHEYPEEFIQALTDEGWLGVLIPEEYGGAGLGMTEAGIIMEEINRSGGNAAAGHAQMYTMGAILRHGSEEQKQRWLPPIASGEKRLQAFGITEPTAGSDTTSISTFAEKQGDHYIVHGQKIWTSRAKYSDLMLLLARTTPKGQEKKKTDGLSLFVLDMNEQAEHIDIRPIDTMINHATTEVFIEGAKIHKENLIGEEGKGFKYVLGGMNAERILIASESVGDGLYFIDRAVNYANERVVFNRPIGQNQGVQFPLAEDYMNIQAATLMRDKAAELFDQGENCGEEANMAKFLTSEATWKAANSAMDTYGGYGFAAEYHIERKFREARLFMVAPITNNLIRSYVGQHVLGLPRSF from the coding sequence ATGACACAAACAAAACTAGATCATGACATGATTCGAAAAAGTGTACGTAGTTTATGCGAGCGTTTTCCGGAGTCGTATTGGCAGGATATCGATAAACGGCATGAATACCCCGAAGAATTCATCCAAGCATTGACCGATGAAGGGTGGTTAGGCGTTTTAATTCCGGAAGAATACGGCGGTGCCGGTCTTGGGATGACAGAAGCGGGCATTATAATGGAGGAAATTAATCGTTCCGGCGGAAACGCGGCTGCCGGACACGCGCAAATGTATACGATGGGGGCCATCCTTCGTCATGGCTCGGAAGAGCAAAAACAACGTTGGCTCCCACCGATTGCCTCAGGTGAAAAACGATTGCAAGCGTTTGGGATCACAGAGCCGACGGCCGGAAGCGATACGACGAGCATTTCCACGTTCGCCGAAAAACAAGGTGATCACTATATCGTCCATGGCCAGAAAATCTGGACATCAAGAGCCAAATATTCCGATTTAATGCTACTTCTTGCACGCACGACACCGAAAGGGCAGGAAAAGAAAAAAACCGATGGCCTAAGCTTGTTTGTGCTCGATATGAACGAGCAAGCGGAACATATCGATATTCGCCCGATTGACACGATGATTAACCATGCCACAACGGAAGTATTCATTGAAGGGGCAAAAATCCATAAGGAAAACTTAATCGGTGAAGAAGGAAAAGGGTTCAAATATGTCTTGGGCGGGATGAATGCCGAGCGTATTTTGATTGCTTCGGAGAGTGTCGGCGACGGTTTATATTTTATCGACCGAGCGGTCAACTACGCGAACGAACGCGTCGTCTTTAATCGTCCCATTGGCCAAAATCAAGGCGTGCAATTTCCATTGGCTGAAGACTACATGAACATACAGGCAGCGACATTGATGCGTGACAAAGCAGCGGAGTTATTTGATCAAGGAGAGAACTGCGGAGAAGAAGCAAACATGGCGAAGTTTTTGACTTCTGAAGCCACTTGGAAAGCAGCAAACAGCGCGATGGATACGTACGGCGGGTACGGATTTGCGGCAGAGTATCATATTGAGCGCAAATTTCGGGAAGCACGTCTCTTTATGGTCGCTCCGATCACGAATAATTTAATCCGTAGCTATGTTGGTCAACACGTGCTCGGCTTGCCCCGGTCGTTTTGA
- a CDS encoding MaoC family dehydratase has product MSVKDGWKGRFFEDFELGDVYQHPLGRTVTKTDNSWFTMLTQNTNPIHFDDHYAEQTDFGRTLVNSTFTLALVTGQSVNDLSQNVMANLGWTDIRLPNPVFEGDTIYSYSEVLDKRESGSRENVGIVTVKTYGYNQEGQVVIDYKRTFMVYKKDHAPSGRNDLFEKVHRENSQ; this is encoded by the coding sequence GTGAGTGTTAAAGATGGTTGGAAAGGGCGTTTTTTTGAGGATTTTGAATTAGGGGATGTGTATCAACATCCACTGGGAAGGACGGTTACGAAGACAGATAACAGTTGGTTTACGATGCTAACGCAAAATACGAACCCGATTCATTTTGATGATCATTATGCTGAACAAACAGATTTCGGTCGCACACTTGTGAATTCAACGTTCACCCTTGCGCTTGTTACCGGCCAGTCGGTAAATGATTTATCCCAAAATGTGATGGCTAATCTCGGTTGGACAGATATTCGATTGCCCAATCCCGTTTTCGAAGGGGATACGATCTATTCTTATTCCGAGGTCTTGGATAAAAGAGAATCCGGTTCAAGGGAAAATGTAGGCATCGTCACGGTGAAAACATATGGGTACAATCAGGAAGGCCAAGTTGTCATCGATTACAAACGGACATTTATGGTCTATAAAAAAGACCATGCGCCTTCAGGAAGAAATGATTTATTTGAAAAAGTTCATCGGGAAAACTCTCAATAA
- a CDS encoding sodium:solute symporter family protein: MEELRFAGLDAVIILSAYAVLMIVIGWLAGRGKKVGKSVSSYYLAGRDLGIITLFFTLFATQYSGNTVVGYAPQAYREGFSWLQSVPFFTLIIGIYLLFAPRLYAIAKKKKFVTPTDWISYRFNSKRVTILAILLMLWGLANYLLEQLVAIGHAVSGLTGGTIPYEIAVIGFIIVMLTYEWLGGMKAVAITDAVQGSLLFVGVILLLAGAFALTGGGLTDLTENIAAVDPERIGVPDLTTNINWISMILLTGFGAAVYPHAVQRIYSSRSERTLKRSLARMAWMPPFTAGFVLIIGIIGIQLYPGLSVPESEQLVGILANDVANLNTFFYWAMIILFGAIVGAIVSTADSVLLSFSSMISNDVYGKYINKSAPDERKVKVGKFVGVILVALLLWVAWNPPGTLFQIFVLKFEILVQVAPAFILGLYWKRLSSTAVFWGMLVGATIAGVMTLIGHETAFGIHGGVYGLAVNFMICVAGSLMVPTSQDYKRKVEKMTTIDAQQ; the protein is encoded by the coding sequence ATGGAAGAATTACGTTTTGCCGGACTCGATGCTGTCATTATTTTATCGGCTTATGCCGTTTTAATGATCGTCATCGGCTGGTTAGCCGGACGAGGAAAAAAGGTGGGAAAGAGTGTAAGCAGCTACTACCTGGCTGGCAGGGATCTCGGAATCATCACACTTTTCTTCACGCTTTTTGCTACTCAATACAGCGGGAACACAGTCGTTGGATACGCGCCACAGGCCTATCGTGAAGGCTTTTCCTGGCTCCAATCCGTTCCTTTTTTTACACTGATTATTGGAATTTATCTATTATTTGCCCCGCGTTTGTATGCTATCGCTAAAAAGAAGAAATTTGTTACGCCTACGGATTGGATTAGTTATCGATTTAACTCCAAACGCGTGACAATCCTCGCTATTTTGCTCATGCTTTGGGGGCTTGCCAACTACCTGTTGGAACAACTTGTGGCTATTGGGCACGCAGTTTCCGGATTAACCGGAGGGACGATTCCTTACGAAATAGCAGTCATTGGATTTATTATAGTTATGCTGACCTATGAATGGTTAGGTGGGATGAAAGCTGTTGCGATCACGGATGCCGTGCAAGGAAGCTTATTGTTTGTAGGGGTCATTCTTCTGCTCGCGGGAGCCTTCGCGCTTACCGGCGGAGGGCTGACAGACTTAACCGAGAATATCGCTGCCGTTGATCCCGAAAGAATCGGGGTGCCTGACCTGACTACCAATATCAACTGGATAAGCATGATACTTCTTACAGGTTTTGGAGCCGCGGTTTATCCTCATGCGGTGCAAAGAATTTATTCATCACGGAGCGAACGTACTTTGAAACGATCATTGGCACGCATGGCATGGATGCCGCCGTTCACTGCCGGCTTCGTTTTAATCATAGGAATTATTGGGATTCAATTATATCCAGGCCTAAGTGTTCCAGAGTCGGAACAACTCGTTGGTATACTGGCGAACGATGTGGCAAACTTAAACACATTTTTCTACTGGGCAATGATTATCCTATTTGGAGCGATTGTAGGTGCCATTGTCTCAACGGCTGACTCTGTATTGCTTAGCTTTTCATCGATGATATCAAATGATGTTTACGGAAAATATATTAATAAGTCAGCGCCTGACGAACGAAAAGTCAAGGTCGGGAAGTTCGTAGGTGTTATTCTTGTTGCTCTATTGCTATGGGTAGCATGGAATCCGCCGGGAACGTTATTTCAAATATTTGTATTGAAATTTGAAATACTTGTCCAAGTAGCCCCCGCCTTCATTTTGGGGCTCTATTGGAAACGTTTGTCCTCCACTGCTGTCTTCTGGGGAATGTTAGTCGGTGCAACCATTGCAGGCGTGATGACGCTTATCGGGCATGAAACAGCTTTCGGCATTCACGGAGGCGTTTACGGATTAGCAGTTAATTTTATGATATGTGTTGCTGGGTCCCTAATGGTTCCTACGAGCCAGGATTACAAAAGAAAAGTAGAAAAAATGACCACAATTGATGCACAGCAATGA
- a CDS encoding HpcH/HpaI aldolase/citrate lyase family protein — protein MKKHRTWLFAPGNHPRTMEKAMETKADVVIYDLEDAVPLEEKEQARNMATQHLQKKHIDKAPYKLLRVNESTSPFFSEDVKAGVRNGAHGLVLPKAENPDHIKEMDEWISTLEEENGLPVGHIELLPLLESALGVHNSYEIARAAPRIERLSFGAIDYTADMQTKISGYGEELLYAQSQLVNSSYAAGIEGPIDTVYPDFHNEEGLVEETERGIRLGFKGKMIIHPKQIEPVNHAYTPSEQEVQEALEIVDAYERAKERGDGAIQLKGKMIDVPVVKGAQRTLDMMEVLKEE, from the coding sequence ATGAAAAAACATCGCACATGGCTTTTCGCGCCCGGCAATCATCCGCGGACGATGGAAAAAGCGATGGAAACGAAAGCAGACGTTGTCATTTATGATCTTGAAGATGCAGTTCCATTGGAAGAAAAGGAACAGGCGAGGAACATGGCAACGCAACATTTGCAAAAGAAACATATCGATAAAGCGCCTTACAAGTTATTAAGGGTGAATGAAAGCACGTCTCCTTTTTTTAGTGAAGATGTTAAAGCAGGTGTCAGGAATGGTGCCCACGGCTTGGTGCTGCCAAAAGCGGAGAATCCCGACCATATTAAAGAAATGGACGAATGGATTTCCACGTTGGAAGAAGAGAACGGTCTTCCCGTTGGCCATATTGAGTTACTTCCATTGCTGGAAAGCGCGCTCGGTGTCCATAACAGTTACGAGATTGCCCGTGCCGCGCCGAGAATCGAACGGCTTAGTTTCGGGGCAATTGATTACACGGCAGATATGCAAACGAAAATCAGCGGCTATGGCGAAGAATTGCTCTATGCTCAATCTCAACTGGTGAACAGCAGCTACGCGGCAGGGATTGAAGGACCCATTGATACCGTCTATCCGGATTTCCATAACGAAGAGGGGCTAGTTGAAGAGACAGAACGGGGCATTCGCCTCGGTTTTAAAGGCAAAATGATTATCCATCCGAAGCAGATCGAGCCCGTGAACCACGCTTATACGCCTTCGGAACAGGAAGTGCAAGAAGCTTTGGAAATTGTCGATGCATATGAACGAGCAAAAGAACGAGGCGACGGAGCGATTCAGCTGAAAGGCAAAATGATCGATGTTCCCGTTGTGAAAGGCGCCCAGCGAACGTTGGACATGATGGAGGTTTTAAAGGAGGAATAA
- a CDS encoding GntR family transcriptional regulator, with the protein MGVYESIKNAIITGEYSSGYRLTEESLTKDWNVSRTPIREALKRLEFDGLITPLSRGFIVRIFSKEDLRQIYDIRALLESYAAGQAAINRDEEDIKTMQRANADFEKVLAQDNEERLTQNKAIIEANKRFHDTIVNASRNEHVRDLVAKVVVLPLVFRSFYWTTNDKTKQSLQMHQTILEAIKEKDMDRAKVAMHEHIFQGRDNVLMHYIGGDHHDNSL; encoded by the coding sequence GTGGGTGTCTACGAAAGTATTAAAAATGCAATTATAACCGGAGAGTACTCTTCCGGTTATCGACTTACCGAAGAATCTTTGACTAAAGACTGGAATGTCAGCCGAACCCCTATCCGTGAAGCTTTGAAAAGGTTAGAATTCGATGGTCTTATCACACCTTTAAGTCGTGGGTTTATTGTCCGAATTTTTTCTAAAGAAGACCTTCGTCAAATCTATGATATACGCGCATTGCTCGAAAGCTATGCAGCTGGGCAAGCTGCTATAAATCGGGACGAGGAAGATATAAAAACAATGCAGAGGGCAAATGCCGATTTTGAAAAAGTGTTGGCACAGGATAATGAGGAACGTTTAACCCAAAATAAAGCGATAATAGAAGCAAACAAACGCTTTCACGACACTATTGTTAATGCCAGTCGGAACGAACACGTTCGCGATCTCGTTGCTAAAGTGGTCGTTCTTCCGTTAGTTTTCCGTTCCTTTTACTGGACAACGAATGACAAAACAAAGCAATCGCTGCAAATGCATCAAACGATCTTGGAGGCAATTAAAGAAAAGGATATGGACCGTGCCAAAGTAGCAATGCACGAACATATATTTCAGGGAAGAGATAATGTATTAATGCATTATATAGGAGGAGATCATCATGATAACTCTTTGTGA
- a CDS encoding CaiB/BaiF CoA transferase family protein, whose translation MTAKVDKENLPLDGVRVLELGTLIAGPFAGRLLADFGAEVIKIEPPDKEDPMRNWGKTKEGQGLWWPIQSRNKKSVTLNLREEDGQELFKELVKESDVIIENFRPGTMEKWGLSYEELSDINPRVIMMRTSGFGQTGPYKERAGFGSVGEAMGGIRHVTGYPDRPPSRIGVSIGDSLAALFATIGCLTAIHEREKSGYGQVVDTAIYESVFSVMESVIPDYLLAGYIREKMGNILPGVAPSNIYFTKDETYIVIGANADGVFKRLCEAMGEPQLAEHPEYNTHEARGRNQKKLDVIIEDWTKTLSAEEALEKLENHGVPSGLIYTAKDMVEDPHYQDREMIVNVDHPELGDFPMPGVVPKLSRTPGTITQPGASKMGAHNEDIYQGLLEFDQEKLTELKKNNII comes from the coding sequence ATGACAGCCAAAGTAGACAAAGAGAATTTACCGTTAGACGGGGTAAGAGTGCTTGAACTCGGGACACTTATCGCCGGGCCATTTGCAGGCAGGTTGTTGGCTGATTTTGGGGCGGAAGTCATTAAGATAGAACCGCCGGATAAGGAAGATCCAATGAGAAACTGGGGGAAAACGAAGGAGGGACAAGGCCTTTGGTGGCCCATTCAATCCCGTAACAAGAAATCGGTTACCCTTAATCTTCGCGAAGAAGATGGCCAGGAACTGTTCAAGGAACTCGTAAAAGAATCTGACGTTATCATTGAAAATTTCCGTCCGGGAACGATGGAAAAGTGGGGACTTTCCTATGAAGAACTTTCCGACATCAACCCTCGCGTTATTATGATGCGCACCTCCGGGTTTGGGCAAACGGGCCCCTATAAGGAGCGGGCAGGCTTTGGCAGCGTTGGCGAAGCAATGGGTGGCATTCGTCATGTGACCGGCTATCCGGACCGGCCACCTTCGAGAATAGGCGTCTCTATCGGCGATTCACTAGCTGCTTTATTTGCCACGATCGGTTGCCTTACTGCCATTCATGAAAGAGAAAAATCAGGCTACGGCCAAGTGGTAGACACTGCAATCTACGAATCTGTGTTTTCGGTTATGGAAAGTGTCATTCCCGATTACCTTCTTGCCGGGTACATCCGGGAAAAGATGGGGAATATTCTTCCCGGGGTTGCTCCTTCCAACATTTATTTTACAAAGGACGAAACGTACATAGTTATCGGAGCAAATGCCGATGGCGTATTTAAACGCCTTTGTGAAGCGATGGGAGAGCCTCAACTTGCCGAACATCCGGAGTATAACACCCATGAGGCACGAGGCCGCAATCAAAAGAAATTGGATGTGATTATTGAGGATTGGACCAAAACCCTTTCAGCCGAAGAAGCGCTGGAAAAGTTAGAAAATCACGGTGTCCCATCAGGCCTTATCTATACAGCAAAAGATATGGTGGAAGACCCTCATTATCAGGATCGTGAAATGATTGTAAATGTAGACCATCCGGAACTTGGGGATTTCCCGATGCCTGGCGTCGTTCCAAAGTTAAGCCGAACGCCGGGAACGATTACACAGCCTGGAGCAAGCAAAATGGGCGCTCATAATGAAGACATTTATCAAGGGCTTCTTGAATTTGATCAGGAAAAATTAACTGAGTTAAAGAAAAACAACATTATTTGA
- a CDS encoding Fe-S-containing hydro-lyase has translation MGQKIVTLPLTDEKVQDLKAGDRVLLNGDVYAARDAAHKRLMDRIEANEELPINLEGEVIYYVGPTPAKPGQVIGSAGPTTSGRMDRYTPKLLSLGLKGMIGKGYRNEEVKAAIQKYNAIYFGAIGGSGALLSKKIQAETVVAYEDLGPEAVRRLTIKDFPVTVINDCYGNDLYQQGSDAYKGRQT, from the coding sequence ATGGGACAAAAAATAGTAACGCTTCCTTTAACAGATGAAAAGGTCCAAGATTTAAAAGCCGGGGATCGGGTGCTTTTAAACGGTGACGTCTATGCGGCAAGGGATGCGGCTCATAAACGATTGATGGACCGTATCGAAGCCAATGAAGAATTGCCTATAAATCTGGAAGGTGAGGTCATTTATTATGTCGGGCCGACACCTGCGAAACCCGGCCAGGTTATCGGCTCGGCAGGCCCGACGACGAGTGGAAGGATGGATAGATATACACCTAAATTGCTCTCTCTGGGATTAAAAGGGATGATCGGCAAAGGGTATCGAAATGAAGAAGTAAAAGCCGCTATCCAAAAATATAATGCCATTTATTTTGGCGCCATCGGTGGTTCGGGAGCGCTGTTGTCCAAAAAAATCCAAGCTGAAACGGTCGTTGCTTATGAAGACTTGGGCCCTGAAGCAGTTCGTCGCCTTACCATCAAGGATTTTCCGGTGACGGTTATTAATGATTGTTATGGGAATGATCTGTATCAACAAGGTTCGGATGCTTATAAAGGGAGACAAACATAA